A single region of the Sorghum bicolor cultivar BTx623 chromosome 9, Sorghum_bicolor_NCBIv3, whole genome shotgun sequence genome encodes:
- the LOC8064748 gene encoding WRKY transcription factor 22 codes for MPKSTVSVYMNPLPVSPHLGTHTHARSIAMDCSNDWDLQALVRSCGGGGTAAAAACNSGAAPTATRGGYDAPSREAADDASVVVGGGGRVVATAAAGQEFLGQPVAAWRRNLDYLDLVDHELLRMPFSITPSSSRETTSGGAPGQQMIRQPRRQPGRKPGVRTPRAKRSKKRQVKKVVCEVPAAGGGVSSDLWAWRKYGQKPIKGSPYPRGYYKCSSLKSCMARKLVERSPAKPGVLVVTYIADHCHAVPTMLNALAGTTRNRPAAESPDDGDHHHHQEHHDHETSDGAPAASADNKLDDDGADAASTMTVEENDAWLVDHMALEDDVVDGDCPFDDFLWPFDDDLDQFLDVDGGGVLGRRLSL; via the exons ATGCCAAAGTCAACCGTCTCCGTATATATGAACCCTCTCCCGGTCTCCCCCCACCTTGGCACACATACACACGCACGATCCATCGCCATGGACTGCTCCAACGACTGGGACCTGCAGGCGCTCGTGCggagctgcggcggcggcggaacgGCAGCCGCAGCAGCGTGCAACAGCGGAGCGGCGCCGACGGCGACGAGGGGAGGGTACGACGCACCTTCACGGGAAGCTGCTGATGATGCtagcgtcgtcgtcggcggcggcggccgtgtggtggcaacggcggcggcgggacaGGAATTCCTCGGGCAGCCGGTGGCGGCGTGGCGGCGCAACCTCGACTACTTGGACCTCGTGGACCACGAGCTGCTGCGCATGCCCTTCTCCATCACGCCATCGTCGTCTCGAGAGACAACGTCTGGTGGGGCGCCTGGGCAGCAGATGATCCGGCAGCCCAGGAGGCAGCCCGGCCGCAAGCCGGGGGTTCGCACTCCCAGGGCCAAGAGAAG CAAGAAGAGGCAGGTGAAGAAAGTGGTGTGCGAGgtgccggcggccggcggcggcgtctcCTCGGACCTCTGGGCATGGCGCAAGTACGGCCAGAAGCCTATCAAGGGCTCACCCTATCCACG GGGATACTACAAGTGCAGCAGCCTCAAGAGCTGCATGGCCAGGAAGCTGGTGGAGCGCAGCCCGGCCAAACCCGGGGTGCTCGTCGTCACCTACATCGCCGACCACTGCCACGCGGTGCCCACCATGCTCAACGCACTGGCCGGCACCACGCGGAACAGGCCGGCGGCGGAGTCCCCCGACGATGGTGACCACCATCACCACCAAGAACACCATGACCACGAGACGTCGGACGGGGCGCCGGCGGCGTCCGCCGATAACAAGCTCGACGACGACGGGGCCGACGCCGCGTCCACCATGACCGTGGAAGAGAACGACGCGTGGCTGGTGGATCATATGGCGCTGGAGGACGACGTCGTCGACGGCGACTGCCCATTCGATGATTTCTTGTGGCCGTTCGATGACGACTTGGATCAGTTTCTCgacgtcgacggcggcggcgttctTGGACGCCGGCTGTCGCTGTAG